A section of the Corvus hawaiiensis isolate bCorHaw1 chromosome 16, bCorHaw1.pri.cur, whole genome shotgun sequence genome encodes:
- the USP7 gene encoding ubiquitin carboxyl-terminal hydrolase 7 codes for MNHHQQQQQQHQKPGEQQLSEPEDMEMEAGDTDDPPRITQNPVINGNVAMADGHNNTEEDMEDDTSWRSEATFQFTVERFNRLSESVLSPPCFVRNLPWKIMVMPRLYPDRPHQKSVGFFLQCNAESDSTSWSCHAQAVLKIINYKDDEKSFSRRISHLFFHKENDWGFSNFMAWSEVTDPEKGFIEEDKVTFEVYVQADAPHGVAWDSKKHTGYVGLKNQGATCYMNSLLQTLFFTNQLRKAVYMMPTEGDDSSKSVPLALQRVFYELQHSDKPVGTKKLTKSFGWETLDSFMQHDVQELCRVLLDNVENKMKGTCVEGTIPKLFRGKMVSYIQCKHVDYRSERIEDYYDIQLSIKGKKNIFESFIDYVAVEQLDGDNKYDAGEHGLQEAEKGVKFLTLPPVLHLQLMRFMYDPQTDQNIKINDRFEFPEQLPLDEFLQKTDPKDPANYILHAVLVHSGDNHGGHYVVYLNPKGDGKWCKFDDDVVSRCTKEEAIEHNYGGHDDDLSVRHCTNAYMLVYIRESKLSEVLQPVTDHDIPQQLVERLQEEKRIEAQKRKERQEAHLYMQVQIVAEDQFCGHQGNDMYDEEKVKYTVFKVLKNSTLTEFVQNLSQTMGFPQDQIRLWPMQARSNGTKRPAMLDNEADGNKTMIELSDNENPWTIFLETVDPEMAATGATLPKFDKDHDVMLFLKMYDPKTRSLNYCGHIYTPISCKIRDLLPVMCERAGFPQETNLILYEEVKPNLTERIQDYDVSLDKALDELMDGDIIVFQKDDPENDNSELPTAKEYFRDLYHRVDVIFCDKTIPNDPGFVVTLSNRMNYFQVAKTVAQRLNTDPMLLQFFKSQGYRDGPGNPLRHNYEGTLRDLLQFFKPRQPKKLYYQQLKMKITDFENRRSFKCIWLNSQFREEEITVYPDKHGCVRDLLEECKKVVELSEKGSGKLRLLEIVSYKIIGVHQEDELLECLSPATSRTFRIEEIPLDQVDIDKENEMLITVAHFHKEVFGTFGIPFLLRIHQGEHFREVMKRIQTMLDIQEKEFEKFKFAIVMMGRHQYLNEDEYEVNLKDFESQPGNMSHPRPWLGLDHFNKAPKRSRYTYLEKAIKIHN; via the exons CTGGAGATACAGATGATCCTCCAAGAATTACTCAAAATCCTGTCATTAATGGGAACGTAGCGATGGCTGACGGACATAACAACACTGAGGAAGACATGGAAGATG ATACAAGTTGGCGATCAGAAGCAACATTTCAGTTTACAGTCGAACGCTTCAACAGGTTGAGTGAGTCAGTCCTCAGCCCTCCCTGCTTCGTGCGGAATTTGCCATGGAAGATCATGGTTATGCCGCGCCTCTACCCGGACAGACCACACCAAAAAAGCGTAGGATTCTTCCTTCAGTGCAATGCTGAATCTGATTCCAC GTCATGGTCCTGTCATGCACAAGCAGTTCTCAAGATAATAAACTACAAGGATGATGAAAAATCATTCAGTCGTCGTATTAGTCACTTATTCTTTCATAAGGAGAATGACTGGGGCTTTTCTAACTTCATGGCCTGGAGT GAAGTTACTGATCCTGAAAAAGGCTTTATAGAAGAGGACAAAGTTACTTTTGAAGTCTATGTTCAAGCAGATGCTCCACACGGAGTAGC GTGGGATTCAAAGAAGCACACAGGATATGTTGGCTTAAAGAACCAGGGAGCAACTTGTTACATGAACAGCTTGTTACAgactttatttttcacaaatcAGCTACGAAAG GCTGTGTACATGATGCCCACAGAAGGAGATGATTCATCCAAAAGTGTTCCTTTAGCATTGCAAAGAGTGTTTTATGAGCTGCAACATAGTGACAAACCAGTTGGAACTAAAAAGTTAACAAAATCATTTGG GTGGGAAACTTTAGACAGCTTCATGCAACATGATGTCCAGGAATTATGTCGAGTG ctgcttgataatgtggaaaataaaatgaaaggcaCGTGTGTAGAAGGCACAATCCCTAAATTGTTCAGAGGGAAGATGGTG TCTTATATCCAATGCAAGCACGTAGACTATCGATCTGAACGAATAGAAGATTATTATGACATCCAGCTAAGtataaagggaaagaaaaata tttTTGAGTCCTTCATTGACTACGTTGCAGTGGAGCAGTTGGATGGTGATAACAAGTATGATGCAGGAGAACATGGCTTGCAg GAGGCAGAGAAAGGTGTGAAGTTCCTAACATTGCCACCAGTATTACACCTACAGCTCATGAGGTTTATGTATGATCCTCAGACTGACCAAAACATCAAGATAAATGATAG GTTTGAATTTCCTGAACAGTTGCCACTAGATGAATTTTTGCAAAAAACAGATCCTAAAGATCCTGCAAATTACATTCTCCATGCAGTTCTAGTACACAGTGGAGATAACCATGGTGGACATTACGTTGTTTACTTAAATCCAAAGGGCGATGGCAAA TGGTGTAAATTCGATGATGATGTTGTGTCGAGATGCACGAAGGAGGAGGCGATCGAGCACAACTACGGGGGGCACGACGACGACTTGTCCGTGCGACACTGCACCAACGCCTACATGCTGGTGTACATCAGGGAGTCCAAGCTCA GTGAAGTTTTGCAGCCTGTCACCGACCACGATATTCCTCAACAACTTGTAGAAAGGCtacaagaagagaaaaggatAGAAGctcagaagaggaaggagaggcaggaagcTCACCTCTATATGCAAGTGCAG aTAGTGGCAGAGGATCAGTTCTGTGGTCACCAAGGCAATGATATGTATGatgaagaaaaagtgaaatacaCCGTTTTCAAAGTATTAAAAAACTCCACACTTACAGAATTTGTTCAAAACCTCTCTCAAACAATG ggaTTTCCCCAGGATCAAATCAGATTATGGCCAATGCAAGCAAGAAGTAATGGAACAAAAAGACCTGCAATGTTAGATAATGAAGCAGATGGCAATAAAACG ATGATTGAGCTCAGTGACAATGAGAATCCATGGACAATATTTTTGGAAACAGTAGATCCAGAGATGGCTGCTACTGGAGCAACGTTGCCCAAGTTTGATAAAGATC aTGATGTAATGTTGTTTTTGAAGATGTATGATCCGAAGACTCGGAGTTTGAATTATTGTGGACATATCTACACCCCTATATCCTGTAAAATAC gTGACTTGCTTCCAGTTATGTGTGAGAGAGCAGGATTTCCACAAGAAACTAACCTTATCCTCTATGAG GAAGTTAAACCCAATTTAACAGAAAGGATTCAAGACTATGATGTATCTCTTGATAAAGCTCTTGATGAACTCATGGATGGTGACATCATAGTGTTTCAGAA GGATGACCCAGAAAATGATAACAGCGAGCTCCCAACAGCTAAGGAATACTTCCGGGACCTCTATCACCGTGTGGATGTCATTTTCTGTGATAAAACCATCCCCAATGACCCAGGCTTTGTTGTTACTTTATCCAATAGGATGAATTACTTTCAG gttGCAAAGACAGTCGCTCAGAGACTTAACACGGATCCAATGTTGTTACAGTTTTTCAAGTCCCAAGG TTATAGAGATGGTCCTGGTAATCCTCTTAGACACAATTATGAAGGTACTTTAAGAGATCTTCTGCAGTTCTTCAAGCCTAGGCAACCAAAAAAACTCTACTATCAACAG cTCAAAATGAAGATAACtgattttgaaaacagaagaagTTTTAAATGCATATGGCTAAATAGCCAGTTTAGGGAAGAG GAAATAACAGTATATCCAGATAAGCATGGGTGTGTGCGGGACCTGTTAGAAGAATGTAAAAAAGTTGTAGAACTCTCTGAAAAAGGTTCAGGGAAATTAAG GCTGCTAGAAATCGTAAGTTACAAAATAATCGGTGTCCATCAGGAGGATGAGCTGTTAGAGTGTTTGTCACCTGCAACAAGTCGAACGTTTCGAATAGAG GAAATTCCTCTGGACCAGGTAGATATAGataaagaaaatgagatgcTAATCACAGTGGCACATTTCCACAAAGAGGTTTTCGGGACATTTGGAATTCCATTCTTGCTGAGGATACACCAG GGTGAACACTTCAGAGAGGTTATGAAGCGGATTCAGACAATGCTGGACatacaagaaaaagaatttgaaaag ttTAAATTTGCCATTGTAATGATGGGCCGACACCAGTATCTCAACGAAGATGAGTATGAAGTGAACTTGAAAGATTTTGAGTCCCAACCTG